Below is a window of Halarcobacter anaerophilus DNA.
AAAGCGGTAAAAGAGTCGGCTCTAAGTGCAGGAGCTAGAGAAGTATTTCTTGTAGAAGAACCTATGGCTGCGGCAATCGGAGCAGGTATTCCTGTTTCAGATCCGTCAGGATATGTTGTTGTTGATATAGGTGGAGGTACTACAGAAATCGGAGTTACCTCTTTGGGAGGACTTGTTTTATGTCGATCAATAAAAGTTGCGGGTGATAGATTCGATAAAGCTATTATGGAATATGTAAGACAAAACTATAATCTTTATATCGGTGAAAGAACTGCAGAAAATATCAAAATAGAGATTGGTTCTGCAATTAAACAAGAACAAGAACTTAAAATCAAAGTAAAAGGTAGAGACAACTCAGGTCTTCTTTCAACTATCGAATTAGGTAGTGAAGGTGTTAGAACTGCTATAAAAGAGCCTTTAAGAGAGATTGTATCTGCCGTAAGAGCGGTACTTGAAGAGATGCCGCCTGATTTGGCAAGTGATATTGTAGATAACGGTGTAATTTTAACAGGTGGAGGAGCTTTAATCAGAGGTTTAGACAAATATTTAGCAGATATTATCAAACTTCCCGTAAGTGTTGCCGATGAACCTTTATTAGCAGTTGCTTACGGTACAAGCAATGTATTAGATCAGGATGCATTATTAAAATTAATTTCTAATGAATAAATTTATATTCTTCATTCTTTTCTTGGCAATCTCTCTTGGATACCTCTTTGAGGTAGATGAGATGATTGCAAGAACTTTCAATCCTTTTGACAAAATCAAAAAAACATATATAAATATAATTGTTTCTCTGCAAGAGACTACTGAAAAATATTTTAAACAAGTTACGACAATACAAGAGTTACAAGAAGAGAATAAAGAGTTAAGACCGTATAAAATTCTTTATGAATCAACAAGTAATGAACTTGATTCAATTCTAAAAACAGTAAATAATCCAAACTCTACGACAGACCAAGTAAAATTTGTAAAGGTTTTATCATATATTGATTTTGATAATTTTACAAAAGTTTGGCTAGATATGAAAAAAGAGGACGACTCTATTTTAGGTCTTATTTCACAAGGATACGCGGCGGGTATCGTAGTAAATCAAAAAGGAAGAGCAAAAGCACTTTTAAACGGAAATGAAAAGTGCAATTATGCAATTTTTATAGGAGATAAAAAGGCTCCCGGAATAATTCATCCCTCAAAAAACGGACATAAACTAATAGCAAAATATGTTCCAATTTGGTTTGATATAAAAAAAGGGGATGAAGTAATAACTTCAGGTATGGATAATATATTTTTTGAAGGTTTAAAAGTAGGGAAAGTCGAATCAATCAAAAAAATCCAAGATATTCAAGAAGCTACAATTATTCCTTATGCAAATGTATTAAAACAGAAATCTTTTTTTGTATATAAACAAGTAAAAGAGCCTAAAGAAGAAAAAAGCCCTAAAAAATGAATAAATTAGAAGAGCTTCTAAAAGAACAAGCTGTTTTAATCGTAGACGGGGCACTTGGAACAAGACTTCAAACAAAAGGCTTAAATATAAATGATTCTCTCTGGTCTGCAAAACTTTTAGATGAAAACCCAAATGCAATAAAAGCCGTACATAAAGAGTATTTAGACTCAGGAGCAGATTTAATAATAACTTCAAGCTATCAAGCAAGCATAGAAGGTTTTGAGAAAAAAGGCTTTAGCAGACAAAAAGCCAAAGAACTTATCTGTCTCTCTATAGAACTTGCAAGAAAGGCAAGAGATGAATTTTGGGAAGAAAAGAAAAATAAAAAAAAGAGAATAAAACCTTTAGTTGCAGCTTCAATCGGTCCTTACGGTGCTTTTTTAGCAAATGGAGCCGAATATACGGGAAAATATAATATCTCAAAAGAACAATTAAAAAATTTTCATAAAAGAAGAGTTGAAATAATAGCTTCAACAAATCCCGATATTTTTGCAATAGAGACAATCCCATCTTTTGAAGAAGCAAAAATATTAGCCGAAATTTTAAAAGAGTATAAAAATATCCCTTCATGGATCTGTTTTAGTGCAAAAGATAATCTTCATATAAATGACGGAACAAAAATAAAAGAGTGTGCAAAATATTTAGATACAAAAGAGCAAATAAGTGCAATAGGAATAAACTGTACTTCACCTAAATATATCTCTTCTTTGATCAAAGAGATAAAAAGCGTAAGCAATAAACCTATAGTAGTCTATCCAAACGGCGGTTTTAAATATAATCCTCTAACAAAAAATTGGGAAGATGCAAAAACAGATGAAAAAGAGTTTGCAAAAATGGCACATCTTTGGAAAACGCAAGGTGCAAAACTTATAGGCGGCTGCTGTCAAACCGAACCAAAAGAGATAGAAGAGCTTAGAAGAGTTTTATTATCTTAATATGTAGCCATTATCCTGTCAACTTTATCCCAAGTTAAGTCCTCTTTTGAATCTGAGGGTTTAAACATATTATAAATATATCTTGCAAACATATCAGTCTCCAAATTTACTTTTGAACCTATTTTATAGCTTTCAAAAAGCGTATTTTTTATAGTATGGGGAATAATTGTTAATCTAAAAGCATCTTTTAAAACCTCATTTACAGTCAAAGAGACACCGTCTATTGTTATACTTCCTTTGGGAATAATATATTTTGAATATTCACTTGGAAGAGAAATTATAAAATCTGTTGAATTTCCGTTTTTATTTATACTCTTAATCGTACCTAAACAATCCACATGACCTTGGACGATATGACCTTCAAATCTATCACCCATCATCATAGCAGGTTCAATATGAACTCTGTTTCTGTAGTTTTCCATTGCTAAAATACTTTGTGTCTCAGGAGATAACTCAACAGCAAAAGTATCGCTTGAAACTCTAACAACCGTAAGACATGCTCCGTTTACTGCAATAGAATCACCAATCTTTGCTTTATATTTTGCTTTTAGTGTTAAAAAACTGTTTTTTAAGCTGATAACCTCAGCCATTTCACGAATTAAACCTGTAAACAAAAAAAATCCTTCAAAATAGTTTGGAAAATCTAAAATATTTGGTATAATACCGAAAAATTATTGAGAAGCCAATTTTTACACTTTCTAACAAAAAATCAAACTAAACTTTTCAATATTAAATAAAGACTAAAGAGTAGTTTAATATTTTAGTGATATAAAACAAAATATAAATTAATAGAAAATAAAAAAGTTTTATAGTAAATGACACCCACCTTTGCAATATTATAAATACAATAATCATTTACAGAAAAACTTTTCCTAAGGAAAAATATGGAATATGACGTAATAGTAGTAGGAGGAGGTCATGCAGGTATTGAAGCCTCTTTGGTAGCTGCTAGAATGGGTAAAAAAACTCTGCTTATTACAATGCTTGTTGAACAAATAGGAGCTGCCAGCTGTAATCCCGCAATCGGCGGACTGGCAAAAGGACATTTAGTAAGAGAACTGGATGCTATTGGTGGAGAGATGGGACTTTGTACCGATAATGCAGGTATTCAGTTTAGAATTTTGAATGCTTCAAAAGGTGCTGCAGTACAAGGAAGCAGAGCCCAAATAGATATGGACAAATATAGAACATATATGAGAAAAGTTTGTCACAATACACCTAATCTTGAAGTCTACCAAGATGAAGTAACGCAGCTTTTAGTAAAAGACAACAACGTTTACGGAGTAAAAACAAAACTAACAGAAGAGTTCAAAGCAAAAAAAGTAATCCTTACAACAGGAACTTTTATGAGAGGACTTATTCACATAGGTGAGAACAAATATGAAGCAGGAAGAGCTTGGGAACTTCCATCTTCAACTCTGTCAATACAATTAAAAGAGTTAGGATTAAAAGTAGGAAGACTAAAAACAGGAACACCTTCAAGAGTAGATGCAAACTCTATAAACTTTGATGAAATGCAAAAACACGGAGGAGATGAAAAACCGACACCTTTTTCATTTAGAACAGATAAAAAAAGTTTTAACCCTACTCAACTTCCGTGTTATATCACATATACAAATTTAAGTACCCACGATACCATAACAAGTAATTTTCACAGAGCTCCTCTTTTTACCGGTCAAATTGAGGGATTAGGACCTAGATACTGTCCAAGTATAGAAGACAAAGTAAACAGATTTAGCGAAAGAGAGAGACATCAACTATTTTTAGAGCCTCAAACTGAAATGCGTACGGAATACTATATAAACGGTCTTTCAAGTTCTCTTCCAATAGATGTTCAAAAAGAGATGATTCACTCAATCAAAGGGCTTGAAAATGCAAGAATCATCAGATACGGATATGCTATTGAGTATGATTATGTAGATCCAACCGAGTTAAAACATACCCTTGAAACGAAAAAGATAAATAACCTTTACCATGCAGGACAAATAAATGCAACCACAGGTTATGAAGAAGCAGCTTCTCAAGGACTTATGGCAGGAATCAACGCAGCACTTGCTATTGATAATAAAGAGCCTTTTATACTTAGACGTGATGAAGCATATATCGGTGTTTTAATTGATGATTTAGTTACAAAAGGGACAAATGAACCTTATAGAATGTTTACAAGCCGAGCCGAATACAGACTTCTTTTAAGAGAAGAGAGTGCTGATTTAAGACTTTCTCAATACGGATATAACTTTGGCTTAATCTCAGACGAGCAGATGGAAAAAGTAGAACATAAAAGAAAAACTATAAATGATGCCGTTGAATTTATGTCAAATGAATGGTTCACTTCAAAAAAAGAGAATCTTGAACTGCTTGAAAGTTTAGGAGAAGAGAGAATCAAAGATAGAGCTCTTCTAATAGATATTGTAGGAAGAAACACTATTGACTCTGCAAAATTTGATAAATTGGTTCGAAGTTTAGCAGACGTTGAAGATTATTTAAAAGAACAAATAATCATAGAAGCAAAATATTACAGATACGTAGCAAAACAGAAAAAACAGATAGAAAAAATGAAAAAAATGCTTCAAATGACGATACCTGAAGAGTTTGACTATAAAACAATCCCCGGATTATCAAATGAAGTAGTTGAAAAACTTATCAAGTTTAATCCACCTACATTGTTCAATGCAAGTAATATTTCAGGAGTTACACCAGCTGCTATTGATATTTTACATATGTATATAAATGTGAGATGTCAGAAGCAATAAAAAATGATAATAGGAAATAAAAAGTGATAATATGTAAAATAAACTTTGATAATGGAAGTTTAATTTAATATGTCTAAAGGTAAAAGTATCATTCCAGATTTTATGTCAGATAATCCAGATGATACTTTTAAATTTTTATTTCCTTTAAAACTAATACTTGATGAAGATAAGTTTGGGAACAGTCATTATGAAGTTGTAGTAAAAAACATGTCTAAAAGTGAAGTTTTCACTTATCAAGTATCTCCAGAACTTTTATTTACCCATTTTCCTCTTTATAAATCTTTTAAAAATGGTGAAAAAACAGAATCTAATCCAAGTAAAGAAATCTTTGAAAAGATTTTTACCATTGATTCCTCTTTAATAAATAATTCAATAGAAAAAAAACTCAATGAGTTATTAGATAAAAAAACTATTGGAACTTTATTAGGATGGAATTACAAATACTTAGATACTGCAAGGTTTATTAACTGTTATTTAATTGAACAAGATAATATAAAAATCATCATTCCTCACTATGCCATAGGAATTTATTATTATTTTAGATTCTCTGAAATGAGAGAGGCTGCTTTAGATTGTAATATTGAAAGTTTATATGTTATGTGTAATGATAATAGAGCTGATGCAAAAATTGTTTTACCAACTCCAAGAACAGATGAAGATGCAGCGTTTATTCATAGATATGCCTGTCAACCAATGGCACAGAATGAATTTGAGAATATAAGTAAATATATTCATCACTATTTAAAGTATATGAGAGAGCATGATTTAGATGAAGAAATTGATGGAGTTCATTTAAAAATAAATTTTCCTGTAAAAGAGAAGTTTAAAATAGAGACAAGAGTAAGCCTTGTTACTAATAAAGAAACAAAGGAAGAGTACTATTTTATACATGAAATCACTAATGATAATTCTGATATAGGATTTGATAAATTCACAAAAATAGTTGAACAAAATAAAATAATAACAGACCTTGAGGATTTAGAAAACTTATCAAAAGTTGATAGAGAAATTCCAGAAGAAACGACAGAGATACTAAAAGTAAAAGATGCAAATAAAAAACACACTAGTACACAGCATCGAAAAGATAGAAAAAAAAGCTGTGGAAGTTTACTAAATATTGAAATAGAACATGAAACACAAACAAAAGATATTATAAAAGATTTACTAAAGATATACCAAGAGCAAGATAACAATGATAAGGTAGATCAAAGTCTTACTGAATCTTCTTCAAAAGGAGACAAGGCTACTAGACGAGTTATAATCTCAAGTGAATTTGACAAGGAAGAAAATAGACCTTTAAATGAGATAGATAATTTTGTTGTATTTAGACAATATATGGAA
It encodes the following:
- a CDS encoding rod shape-determining protein, translating into MLLDKLIGMFSNDMAIDLGTANTVVSTRGKGIIINEPSVVAVQNDRYGKDKILAVGQEAKQMIGKTPLNITAVRPMKDGVIADFEMTERMIRYFIEKAHSRKSFIRPRIIICIPYGITQVEKKAVKESALSAGAREVFLVEEPMAAAIGAGIPVSDPSGYVVVDIGGGTTEIGVTSLGGLVLCRSIKVAGDRFDKAIMEYVRQNYNLYIGERTAENIKIEIGSAIKQEQELKIKVKGRDNSGLLSTIELGSEGVRTAIKEPLREIVSAVRAVLEEMPPDLASDIVDNGVILTGGGALIRGLDKYLADIIKLPVSVADEPLLAVAYGTSNVLDQDALLKLISNE
- the mreC gene encoding rod shape-determining protein MreC, producing MNKFIFFILFLAISLGYLFEVDEMIARTFNPFDKIKKTYINIIVSLQETTEKYFKQVTTIQELQEENKELRPYKILYESTSNELDSILKTVNNPNSTTDQVKFVKVLSYIDFDNFTKVWLDMKKEDDSILGLISQGYAAGIVVNQKGRAKALLNGNEKCNYAIFIGDKKAPGIIHPSKNGHKLIAKYVPIWFDIKKGDEVITSGMDNIFFEGLKVGKVESIKKIQDIQEATIIPYANVLKQKSFFVYKQVKEPKEEKSPKK
- a CDS encoding riboflavin synthase, with amino-acid sequence MFTGLIREMAEVISLKNSFLTLKAKYKAKIGDSIAVNGACLTVVRVSSDTFAVELSPETQSILAMENYRNRVHIEPAMMMGDRFEGHIVQGHVDCLGTIKSINKNGNSTDFIISLPSEYSKYIIPKGSITIDGVSLTVNEVLKDAFRLTIIPHTIKNTLFESYKIGSKVNLETDMFARYIYNMFKPSDSKEDLTWDKVDRIMATY
- the mnmG gene encoding tRNA uridine-5-carboxymethylaminomethyl(34) synthesis enzyme MnmG; its protein translation is MEYDVIVVGGGHAGIEASLVAARMGKKTLLITMLVEQIGAASCNPAIGGLAKGHLVRELDAIGGEMGLCTDNAGIQFRILNASKGAAVQGSRAQIDMDKYRTYMRKVCHNTPNLEVYQDEVTQLLVKDNNVYGVKTKLTEEFKAKKVILTTGTFMRGLIHIGENKYEAGRAWELPSSTLSIQLKELGLKVGRLKTGTPSRVDANSINFDEMQKHGGDEKPTPFSFRTDKKSFNPTQLPCYITYTNLSTHDTITSNFHRAPLFTGQIEGLGPRYCPSIEDKVNRFSERERHQLFLEPQTEMRTEYYINGLSSSLPIDVQKEMIHSIKGLENARIIRYGYAIEYDYVDPTELKHTLETKKINNLYHAGQINATTGYEEAASQGLMAGINAALAIDNKEPFILRRDEAYIGVLIDDLVTKGTNEPYRMFTSRAEYRLLLREESADLRLSQYGYNFGLISDEQMEKVEHKRKTINDAVEFMSNEWFTSKKENLELLESLGEERIKDRALLIDIVGRNTIDSAKFDKLVRSLADVEDYLKEQIIIEAKYYRYVAKQKKQIEKMKKMLQMTIPEEFDYKTIPGLSNEVVEKLIKFNPPTLFNASNISGVTPAAIDILHMYINVRCQKQ
- the mmuM gene encoding homocysteine S-methyltransferase: MNKLEELLKEQAVLIVDGALGTRLQTKGLNINDSLWSAKLLDENPNAIKAVHKEYLDSGADLIITSSYQASIEGFEKKGFSRQKAKELICLSIELARKARDEFWEEKKNKKKRIKPLVAASIGPYGAFLANGAEYTGKYNISKEQLKNFHKRRVEIIASTNPDIFAIETIPSFEEAKILAEILKEYKNIPSWICFSAKDNLHINDGTKIKECAKYLDTKEQISAIGINCTSPKYISSLIKEIKSVSNKPIVVYPNGGFKYNPLTKNWEDAKTDEKEFAKMAHLWKTQGAKLIGGCCQTEPKEIEELRRVLLS